GAAGGCGATGGCACTTGAAAATTTAATCTCCACTGGTAAGATCTCTGGATAAGGGGACACAGCACTATTTATCTTGTAAAAAGGCAACTCTTTAACAATCTTAGAAAGGAATTTGATGAGCAAATATCCATTGAAGTTACAAACCTACATAAGCATGTTATAAAAAAGATAATCTCTGAGTTTTGTGCATAAAAGGAATTAGAGATTAGTGTGGGTATAGAAAGACATTGCTGATAAACATTTGGGAAGCATCCCTGTTTTCATAtgtgttttttgctttctggcTCCACCAGCTTTCTCTCTACAGGATTGGGAGGAATGAGTGTTAGTTCTTGACATGGCTTTGCATGATGATGTTTTGCTTCTTGTAACCCCTAGCATGCAAAAAATCCAGGATCTCTCAAGTAAAAGAGCTACAGCATCCCATGGATCAGAGTTACAATTTGCACTCTTTTCTAGACATGAGGataaaatccaaataattttttccacaactgtttttcctttcttctgtgaCCAAAGAGGAGTGGGTTAAGTTTTCATAGTTATGTTGTTACTTTTAGTGCCACTTTTAGTCATTAGTCACGTAGGCTGCTTGGTTTGTCAGCTAATGATTTCCTGGGAGTTGGAGGTTTTACTGAAGTGCAGATGGAAGAAAGTTTTGTGATTCTGATCAGGTTGATCAAGATAAATTGAGCGTATTTTTACAATGCATATTTAATGTCATCCAATAcaccccctcaaaaaaaaaaagtgtggggGGGTGggcaaacaaaaaagccaagtGTTAGCTGGTATGAACCAAGAGAATTCTAGTCACTGTAACCAGCCAGATAAGAATCTGGTCTCAGAGTGACCTCAGCAGATATCTGGGACGTGCTGTGTGGCTGTCCTATGGGGTGTGATTTTACAAACAGCAGAGCAAGAATGTCTTATCATTCTTCCTGCACAATGTGTCTGTTTAATGATTTATATGTCTGGGGAGGGGAAATCCAGGCACTTTCAAGTTTCCTGCTAATGAGGTGACTCTTAACGAAGGGATGGGGAAGATAGAAGgttccaaggggaaaaaatgcagaggaaggTGTTTTTTACAGCTGAGAAGCAATAAAGTTAATcaacagcagggagagcagcaatCATACAAACTCTGCCTGAATTTGAGTCAGGGCATCAGGAGGGATCTGCCATCTTGGCAATGTATAGCTGGCATTTCTGTGTGTGAGTGTCTATGTTGTTTGGTAAATGAGAGTGAAGTAGGTGTTGTGCTCAAGGTTTTATTTGCAGCTTGATCAGaatcctttcctccttcctcagcaATTTAGGGGCATAGGATTAGAGAAGTAATTATATTAAATGAGCTGTCAGTACATAAATGAGGCATAGCAATGCCATTCTGGTGCTTGAGTAGGAGAAGAGCTGTTTCTAAAAAGCACATGTATTTCACTCTCTTTGGAATCCATATTGTTCATTTCACCATGTGGAAGGAAGGCTcatttcctcctgcagggaTCATCCAGAGAGATGAGACCCCCATGGAAGAGGAGGTTGTTGGCCGGTGCCGAGGGTGTTTCAGCCTTGCTGATGTCATGTACTTCTCCAAGAAGGGCTGTGAGGCAGTGGCAGAAGATGAAGTCACTCGCCGGTTCTCCTCCGAGGAGCTGCTGTCTTGGAATCTCCTCAGCAGGACCAATGCCAACCTGCACCATGTCAGCTGGAAACTGGCTGCTGTGTGGGTCACTGGCATCCTGATCCGGTAttgcctcctgctgcccctccgGTGAGCCAGACACCGTTTGTGGGATCCTTTTTCGTGGCTCTTTTTACACAAGTTGGGAAATAATACACTGTTGGCTAGTGGAGGAAGGAGAACCTGACATGAGCTTTGCAAGAAGCCATCTAAACTCAAAtatcccttaaaaaaaaaaagtacatttctCATGTTACATATGTTTTATTAGTAATTAATTTGCTTCTAAAACCCAGCAAAGCTGGATTAAGGGATTTGTGTGCTAGTTAACTAGTGGTTTGTTGCTAGTTAGATGCTATAAATGCTGGAAAGAAGCATTGTGAAATGGATCAAAGGGCCAAATAAGAATACTTTCTTGCTTACTCCTCCAGTTTTGCTTCTTGGTGTTTAATTAAGATTATTTTACTTTGTAGCATCTGCTTGTCTGTTTTCAGCATCCTATTGCTGGTGTTGGCCACTACAGTAGTAGGACAGTTTCCAAATGGCAGGTAGGTGTTTGCTGAGGGctctttcaatttcttttgcatttctttaaggACTTGAACTAGTAGTTGGAACACTCTGCTGAAGTCCAGAGGACTGATGTGGACTATCATGAGGTGactttttctctcctgtaaAATTTTGTCTCCTGTAAAATGAGCATTGTGAGGGAGAGTTATGGCAATGGCATCTGAAAGCAGACATGCAGTGTGAACCTTAGTATGGTCTTTGTAGTAACAGCAGTTGGGGGTAACTCAGAGAGTTTACATTGCATGTGTGACCCCATAGAACTGGAAATGTATCTATGGCTTCATTTCTTTTAGAGTTAAAGGTTGGCTGAGCAACCAGGTCCAGATGATATGTGCCACCTTAGGTATCCGATGTATGAGTGGCCTTGTTAATTTCCACAACAGGTGAGTGCTGCCACCTTGCCCTTACTAGTCTGGAATTTGTTTCTTGCAGTATTTAACATGTCAAATTTTGGAGCAGGATTCTTAATCCATTACTGCCTGGATACTTGGTGATGGTACAACTTGATCCAAGAAGCTGCTTGGATCATCCAGACTCTGTCAGGATGTTCACATGCACTCCTGTGTTTCCTGTTGTGTATTGGCATGGTGTGTGTAGATGATTTACTCTCTTCAGACACTTAGATATTTTTAAGTGCTTGCCCCACCTGATTGGGCCTGTAGTCTGGAGAATAAACATTAACTAATTACTTTTATGGTTGTCATTGCAGGgaaaacaaaccacagcaaGGAAGCATCTGTGTAGCCAACCATACATCTCCATTGGATGTCCTAATCCTGGCCAGTGATGGATGCTATTCCTTGGTATGAACAAGACAGTTGTTAAATATCAGTGATGTTGAGATGCCCATAGATGTAGTGTTGGGTAAGAGGATAAACTTCCTGGTagaaaaactgggatttgaCAGCATTCAAACTCACATTCTGGACTGCAGATGCAGGCAGGTGTGTGCACATTTATGACCAAGGGGATTGGTACAATTTGTCAATAAGTTTGACAAAATAGTAATAGTAATGGTTGCAtctgtgtttaaaatttaatcatttaaatgtgtgtgtgtgtgtttgctttgtAACAAGTTTCTTTTGGGCTTTCAGGTTGGCCAGGTACATGGAGGGCTTATAGGACTTATTCAAAAATCCTGCATGCAAACCTCTCAGCATGTCTTGTTTGAACGCTCGGAAATGAAAGACCGTCACCTGGTGAGGAAAAAGTAAGGTAGTGAGATGTTTGCTTCATTGTCTGATCAGGTCTGGTAATTTGTCATCAGTGTTGCCATTTTTTGCCAtcacttgtcttttttttttttttttttttgggggggggggggggggggggggggggggggggggggggggggggggggggggggggggggggggggggggggggggggggggggggttttttttttttttttttttgtggtgatgtatggtgttttgattttgttctttaatGCAGGCTGAAGAGAAGATCCATGTTCTTGAGTTGTGAGAAAGACAGTTGTCTTGGAAAATGACAGATTTGTGGTTAAGTGATGCAGCAAATGTAGTAAGATAGTGACCTGTCACTTAACTAAATGTGGAGAATCATTAGATACATGTAAAACTGATCTTGTGAACCTAGAAAGCGTGAAAACTAGAAATTTGGAATATATTTCAGTCTAAAGAAAAGTTTGACGGCATTCACAGCTGGAATCTGGGGAGTTTTTTTCACATGCTTTAAGTACCACCATTCTCTGGTTAAAATGGTAAATCAGAACTTCATTCAGCTTTGTAGAAAATCTACTTTTTTAATTAAGAGATAGAGAGATAAAGGCCTGAAACCAGGACATATTCCAGCTGCAGCAACTGACTGGGCAAAGGGAATTGGGCAACGGCTTTTCTTGTCCTACGTGAGAGGTAACGGATGTTTAGATTCATGGACAAAAACATGAAGCAGGCTGAAGAGAAGATCCATGTTCTTGAGTTGTGAGAAAGACAGTTGTCTTGGAAAATGACAGATTTACAGGCTGAAGAGAAGCTCCATGTTCTTGAGTTGTGGGAAAGACAGTTGTCTTGGAAAATGACAGATTTGTGGTTAAGTGATGCAGCAAATGTAGTAAGATAGTGACCTGTCACTTAACTAAATGTGGAGAATCATTAGATACATGTAAAACTGATCTTGTGAACCTAGAAAGCGTGAAAACTAGAAATTTGGAATATATTTCAGTCTAAAGAAAAGTTTGACAGCATTCATAGCTGCAATCTGggaaatttttttcacatgCTTTAAGTACCACCATTCTATGGTTAAAATGGTAAATCAGAACTTCATTCAGCTTTGTAGAAAATCTACTTTTTTAATTAAGAGATAGAGAGATAAAGGCCTGAAACCAGGACATATTCCAGCTGCAGCAACTGACTGGGCAAAGGGAATTGGGCAACGGCTTTTCTTGTCCTACGTGAGAGGTAACGGATGTTTAGATTCATGGACAAAAACATGAAGTAtacactgaaattttattttctctccacaGAATCAGAGAACACATTGCAGATAAGGCCAAGTTacccattttaattttccctgaaGGTAGGAAGCAACTGTATTGATTTTATTGCTCTTCTCACTTCTTGCCATTCAGTGCAGTTTATTATAGCCAGTCTTTGGAAGTGAGGtgtttgtttttagtttgtAGAATTAATTAGCTCTTGGGAGTTATTAAAAGTCAGGTTCTAGTATTTTACAAAGTTTCTTGAAGTTTATTTGCTTAGCATGTAACATAATGAAGATATACAAGGCTCTGGGATTATGTTCCAGAACTAAAGCTTACTTTCTCCTTTAACAACTAAGTCTCCTTAAGACAGTTTAGGATTCGTTTCCTGATACTTTTATCAGAGTGGATTAAGCCCTTCATCTGTTTTAATTCTGACCAGGCACCTGCATTAACAACACATCGGTAATGATGTTTAAGAAGGGGAGCTTTGAGGTAGGAGGAACCATCCATCCAGTAGCAATCAAGGTACTGTAACTGCAGTTTTCCAAACATGGGAGGATTGTTTGCAAATGCTCCTCAGAGAAGCTGTTCATGTGTAAGCCTTGAGAAGGGATATGTTTGGTGTGCATAAATAGTGAATAAACCCTGAGAGACAGAAACTTGTTGTGGTTTTAAGCAGCATGGGAAACATGTCATTTCTGTCCTGGCCCTTGCATGCTCTGAGGATAAAGGCAGTTTTCCTGGCACTTTCAAGTCTTCCTGAGTAGCTTTAGCCAGGTCACTCTAGATCTGGAAATATTAGTTACTTTTTCTGGAAATTTAATGTAGCCTGATCTTATGGAAGTCGTTAAAACTGGTGTGAGCATTGTCAAGGAAACCTTTGTAGTCAGCATATCTGTAGATGacaattttttacattttgaagaAGTCTTTTGCCATAGTTGTGTTTCAACAGGTCTGTCACAGTTCGGGGTCAGGCATTGCTTGTAAAGGCTAATTGTTAGAAACTTGTAATAAATGTTGGAGCTTTACTCTAAATTTACTGATGCTTTCAGGGCGTGTGATTAGATTTTTCCCTTATTTAATAAGTTGAATTGTGACTTtgtggccaaaaaaaaaaaagtgtatgtGATTTAAACCAAAGTAGCTTATTCTTCTTGTCTTCCAGTATGATCCACGCTTTGGAGATGCCTTCTGGAACAGCACAAAGCATTCCATGATGACCTATGCTTTCAATGTGTTAACCAGCTGGGCTATTGTCTGCAACGTGTGGTACCTGCCACCGATGGTCAAAGAGGTTCTTATGCTTTTGTATGTTTTGAAAGTGCTTGTGGAATGTTGTCTGCAAGGAGGTCTGCATTACTACACAAGGTGTTCTGAATCTTTACTGGTCACTTAATGGACAAAGGCCAGGAAGCAGTGCTACAATCTTAATTTTAAGTGAGCATGGATTTATGTGGGATGCATCCCCTGCTCTGGCCAGACATGGGACCTCAGGCTGTGTGTTGTTTGAGGTTGTTCCAGAAACCAGAGAGCCTCCCATGTAGTTTTTTTTGGCACCAAATAGTGGCAAACCAGGATCAGCTGGAACTGTCCTGCAGCTCACATTTGGCTTGTGGGTCTGGCATAAACCCCAGTGCCTGCTGTCTGACAAAAACCTATCTCTTTAAGTgaggcaaagagaaaatgtctATGCTGTAAAGCAATTATTTCACgtatttttttcaggaagaagaaGATGCTGTTCACTTTGCTGACAGAGTCAAGGCTGTCATTGCTGCTCGGGCAGGAATGTCTGTGCTTCCTTGGTAAGAAGCACCACCTCTGGAATTGTTTTTAAAGGTGTTCTGTATTCTGAAACATTAGCATGGAATCCTTTAAAACCTGCTTTGTTTGCACTGTAGTCCATCACCCTTACTGACTCTGATTCAGAAAATGTTACTTTATTACTTGAACAATTACATTAGAACAATTAGAATAATATAGTAGATACAGAGAAACAGAGCTGTGGGTGGATCTAGACAGCAGGCAGGACTAGACGAAAATTAATTACTTGCCTGTTAAATACTGGGTTAAAAGAAGGGCATTGTGGTGTGGTAAGTCTTAGCATTGTCTTACAGAAGTCAACATTAAGAGTGGAAACTGCTTTGACTACATAGCCTAAATATAGTAATGTTTTCCTGCCTTGACCCTGAAGTGAATTTAaggctgtttcttttctgtgtctttcagggatgggggactgaaaaggaaaaaggtcaAAGAGTCTTTCAAGgaagagcaacagaaaaaatattgccAGATAGTAATAGAAAATGGATCTGTGGGAAACGGAAATGTTTGttaaatgctatttattttatctcatttttccaTGACTTATCTCTACCAGAAAATATACTGGTTTTATATTAAACCaagcttgttttccttctgtcacTGTAAGGTATTTTGCATGTGACACAGCAGGGAAACCATAAAGagattttcttatttaaagCAAAGTACTATAATTTTATAAATAGCAAATCATAAAATATCCTAATAAAATTCTCCCTGATGCTGAGAAGAATCTACagtaaaattaatgaattatGTTCATTAAAATGCCACTTTAAAATACTTGCAATACCTTGAGGACTTAAATGGTTACTTATAATAAATCAGCTCTGCTACACTCTCTCAGGGACTTAGACTAGCAATATTCCTGTCAGCCACAGTAACCATGTTGCTCTGGAGGTAGATCTCCTGATGTCAGAAGACATAAAGCATTTCACCAAAATATGTTTTGTGAATTGCATGTTGGAGAGGAAGTGTTGGATGTCAGAGGGAAAAAGCAGATGCTGACTCTCTTCCATGTCACAAGACCAGGAATGGCATTGTAGAAAGTTTTCTGCTGTGACAAAGGGCAGAAGAATGTCCAGGGCAGCATGTCCCTGATGTCTGGCTATGTGAAGCTGAGGTAAATTAATAACAGCCAAGGACAGTGTCAtaaaaaaatatcctgtttttttaaaaatcatatctTGTGGTTTTGATAGATCCCTTTCTGGTCTGTTTGTATGCATTccacaaattaaagaaaacctATGATATGACATCCATTGTCCTCTGTTGCTGTTATTTCTGGATGGCTTGTTTGTGTTGCCACTGGATGTGAAGATTGAGGATTTGGCCTGACGACCATCCTCCAGGAACAGAGCCAGTGCACTTAAGGAGTATGCAATGGGAGTATTTCCATCTCCTACAGTATTTATTGGTATAAAATATCTGCTCTCCTGGTAAGTAGCTCATATGGAAGGATCAGGCTTCTTTAACTATCTGAATGTCCCTAatgaaacacacacaaataGCTGCTGTTTTGGCCAAGGTGCTCTTAAGACCTTGGTAAGAACAGTTAATAATGTTTACATGACAGCAGCCTGTTGGCTGAAGTCTCAGAAAAGACAGAGGATTAATCTTGGTGAAATACATCCTACAGAGGGATAGATGCACAGATACaactctgcccagccctggagaaAAACAATATCCAGAATACCAACAGAAGTGATAACTGCCCTGAGGCTGCGTGGCACAGAGGTAGCATGGAACTGAGCTCTCCTCTTCTGTGGCCAACCCTGGCATTGCTACAGGTATGTGAATTTCTTTGATGGATCAGTCAGTCTAAATGTTGGTGCCATGTGTAAGCAGTAGGAGAATCTGCCCTTTTGCACAGCCTTTAGCCACTCAGGCTAAAAGGAAAACCACCAGGCAATAAGGATTATTGCCTCAGGCTCTCCTCCTATGGGAACAGGTCTACTTGCTCCCAACTATAGTAAGATGTGCTTCTATGGCTGTTTAAGCTGTTGATTTGTTTTCTAGGtataaaaatgtgaagaaatgtGATTGAAAATCCTGATAACTCTCAAATGTTTTTAGTGTGCCAGAGTTTAAAACTGggagattttctttctgtgtgacTGATTTTTGAGTTGCTAACAGACTGCGGTAAGACAAGTGTTGAGAGCATTTTTCCCACACTACTATGtgctttcttccttctcagAGGTAAAATGGGAGACTGACTAGACAAAAAGAGGGGCCAGACACAGGAAAATATGGGGAGATAAAGAACAACTGCTGGCAGagaagttttcttcttctgtaagAAATAAGGAGATTgatatgtctttttttcctgtcctgcaACACTTCTCCAGCTCATCAAGAGGAGCCTTAGAATGTGTGATCCTCATTATGGTTAGGACTTCAAGTTGTGTAAAAGCAAAGCTCAGACCTCTGAATGTATGAGAATTACATATCACCTGTGAGAGGATTGTCAGTATTTTCTCAGCCATTTTTTGGCTATCTTAGCAAAACAAGCTGAAAACTCTGTGAAGTGGATACTTATATATAGAATGGGGAAATATAATGCAAGTGATGAACCCACGAACTTGTCAATTATAAGTGGAATTTGCTTTGTTAGCTGCTGGTAAAAATGCCAATCTGACTTGAAATAGACACTACTTTGTCTTTCCCTGCTTTAAATAagtgtttctgatttttggtGTTATTTTCTCTACCTACCTTCCacctcctcctttcttttctcttgaaatgCAAATGTAATACAGAATATATTAGCAGAGGCCTTGGCAATTGCTTTTACCTGAAATTGCATACTGCCCTTAGACTGCCAAGGTTGTGGGGGAATTGATTATTATCCAGAAGGTCTCCACATATAagtgtgtttttcttctccacagGGAAGGCATGgtaacaataaaaaagaacatGTTCTTATGACAACAAAGTAAGTGGGAAGCTGCCAAACAGCTTATTTTTCACAATCAAGGATCTTGCACTCGTGTTACTCCTCCTCTTTACTTATCTTTAACTGGTCTTGCAGGAACCAGGCTTCTGAACTATTAGAGATCCTCTTTTTTTGCCACATACCTTTGCAGGATCAAATGCAGCATGGTCTCATGCTCATTTGTGACAAATTATAGGCTAAAATGGAAGCAAGTGGAGTATTTGGGTGGATCAGGCAATTAATgcccaaaacaaagcaaatcaaggaaaaaaacccaacaataacaaaaaaaaacccaacaaaaaccccGAGTCCTGTCAGTGTAAGTAatgtttttgcttgttttttaaatttattatttgataGCTGTGCAAACAACATAGACAAAATGTATCATCTTGGACAAACCTGTGAGCTCTGTCTTCCTTCAGAGCACAAATTTCCTCTACTGTTTACTTAATGTATTTGCCCTTAACCAAGAAGCTTCGTTCTTTTAATTGACTGAATGGCCTgatttccaaattaaatatgATACAGCTAATAAGTACAGGGAAGACCTACATTCTAGGCAGCCTTGCTTTGTAAtttggtgctgcagctggtACCTATGTATGAGGCATGTGAGGGATGTGTTGCTGTGGCACTAATGCTTGAGGAAACTGAAACAAACCACAGTGGTCCAGGGTGCATTCATCCCAAACTTGAGCTGCCTaagttgaaaataaatgtaggttggaataaatgaataaaataactCACTATGTGGGTGGGGCAGAGAATGAAAATAGCTGCTGCTTCTAATTCTTGAAGATATGACTGTTTTAACAGCTGTGTGGATAGAAAaccagatatatttttaaaagtcctcCTTTAGGTCCATAATGAAACTCAGGCAGTGTGCTGATTTTTATAATAATCTTTCCCTGTAATGTACTTGCAATACTGATTGATGTAGCTCAAGTCCTTTATTCCCTCGGCTCAGAATGTCTTTTTCTAGTGCTGCCTTACATTTGGGAACGTTTAAATGCTCAtctccagcttttcccagctggctggCTGTTCAAGGTGCACCTTGTGCTGAGCATTAGAAAAGATGTGCAGCGGGGGCCACCTGGTGGCGTCCAGTCACTGGTAGCACCAGTATAGAGCACATCCTGCTCTCCCATTTCCAGGAAACCATGAAAACGTAGAAATAACGTTGCATACCCAAACACTGCATTTTCGAACATTGGTCGTGGTTTACTACCCACAAAACTTGTGCTTGCTTGAAGTTTCAGCAGCCTTTGCTGTGTGGGGTTTCTCCAGGCCATCTCTTCCCTGTCATAAACCAAACCCAGAACTACTTCTGTCCTTTAGTTCATTCAAAATTAGTTGGGGGTCTAACccctgagctttttttttcttctttttgtattttaacacTCAGTAGATGTGACAAACCTGGGGTGAGCTTGGAGGCAATACATTTGCATTTGCTGGGATGAGTTTTCTTCGGTACCTTGATGCTGTTTGATCTGGGGCTGGAGATGCTTTCAGAATAAGTTTTCAGGATAATGAAGATGTTTGGAACTTGTTTTCTACCAGCATGCGTTTCCTTGAGCTGTAGTGAGAGCTACAAACTGATAGTGCCAAATTTAACAACACAGCATTTCACTCAAACTCTTCCATGTGCAGCTTGCCCTGAACAAAGCCAAGAaaagcagcctgggcagctcctcTCTGTAGGAACATATTTTGGTTACATGTGCAGTCTGAGGCCTGATTTCAAGCAGACTAATGGAGATTGGTCACATGTGTCACAGGTGAGACCTCTGGGGTTTCTGGCCTCTTTGTGGGatttgcttttggaaatgtttctgcTAAGGTGTTGTTCAAACTCTTCTGAGTATGTTTCCCAGCTGTGGCACAAACTGGGGAGGTGACCTGTGAGGAGTTCACAGGTGTTCCAACATTTGGTGTTGGAAAAGGAGGCTTGGAAGTTAGTGAACATCCAGCATACAGGGGCCTTCCTGGCTCTTTGGTTTTTTACTGTTTCGTTGCACAGACAGGCAGGACTTCAGCTTTGTAGCcatttctcctctcccctcctcctctaTTTATTATTCTATTTAAGGATGGCTCCTCAATTAGTGCACCAGACTCCTCTGTGAGCAG
The genomic region above belongs to Ficedula albicollis isolate OC2 chromosome 4, FicAlb1.5, whole genome shotgun sequence and contains:
- the LOC101817598 gene encoding glycerol-3-phosphate acyltransferase 3 yields the protein MEENRGGHGLTEGRILSVWMILFVALVLLPSVFRVSLGISHFYVKILIKILEWATLQIEEGVKKQKAMALENLISTGIIQRDETPMEEEVVGRCRGCFSLADVMYFSKKGCEAVAEDEVTRRFSSEELLSWNLLSRTNANLHHVSWKLAAVWVTGILIRYCLLLPLRICLSVFSILLLVLATTVVGQFPNGRVKGWLSNQVQMICATLGIRCMSGLVNFHNRENKPQQGSICVANHTSPLDVLILASDGCYSLVGQVHGGLIGLIQKSCMQTSQHVLFERSEMKDRHLVRKKIREHIADKAKLPILIFPEGTCINNTSVMMFKKGSFEVGGTIHPVAIKYDPRFGDAFWNSTKHSMMTYAFNVLTSWAIVCNVWYLPPMVKEEEEDAVHFADRVKAVIAARAGMSVLPWDGGLKRKKVKESFKEEQQKKYCQIVIENGSVGNGNVC